The DNA sequence TGctaagtacagtaaaagctcgttaattcgaaccgcaaggggaagccgcttcagttcgaattaacgaaagttcgaactaacgaaagtgaaggagagcaacagtacactgcgatttggaagcagtagggaatgtcagaaatttggcgtgtcagaaagtgatggcgtgtgctgtgggcacacgccatcttcaagtcgaagctctgagtccgactgtgccacaccaccgatgtccaccgaaacaaacgttagccgaggcttaacaccatcacaatgaatcgcgacggccgatacctcctaagctgaaaacagaggtacacaaccgattaagactgccgagacaaagacgccgaacatgtgaaggtggcgaaggccctgattcgttggttcttgattgcaagcgcagctgcgacgtacttgattcgctgtgttttggcatttgccgtgccatctccgcacagcattagcagctgtacaagatttgcaaagcgtccgagattcgcaacgggcaagaagtctcggaggttacgtagaacggagaggcggcagccgccgctgccttctggctgaccccgcgtcggttagatttttttccgattttgccttctctcgccgttctctccgtttaggaggcaatacaaccttgtgtgtaggcagtaggcgcgtttctctggccgtgtgccaggcgagcgtagttcgaattatccgtgagggaaccttctcgcgttcgaattaacggacttttttatacatagacttctgtggagcttggccggaccaaatcgtacagttcgaattatccataaattcgaattattgaagttcgaattaacgagctttcactgtataacatACAGGCTCACCAGAATGTTCTGTACGTGAGGGTTATGTTGCTTCCAAATATACTGGATTAAAACTATCTTATCTCAGTAATACCACAACCCAAAAAGTTAACTGCACACAATCAAGAATGGAAAGAACATTCCAATATGGCAAGGCAACCATTCGGAGAGTAACTGGCATGGCCAGCTGTGCCAATGCAAGAGAACAGACCAATCCACTCATCCTAGCAGTCTACCTTCGTACAGGATTTTTACCTGGATATTCACATTtagtgcaaaaaagaaacatgctgTAATTACTCAATCCTAAGGTCCCTCTCAATTGTAGTCCAGATGACTTTCATggttatgacaaaaaaaaaaatcaggcagaAACAATCTCGGGATCACTGTCGATGTTAATGTGACTAGCATTGAAGTACTGTAATGGCACACTGTATTGCTGCCACTAAAACAAGTCATGTATGGGGTATCTACGGCAGCTGGGTTCCTCTCtctcgcttccctctggacacgctgcatGATGTAGGTATAGCCACTGTAGACCTGGGATGGGTATGAGCCACTTGGCCTGTCCTGGTCTCCAATGATCGTCTTCCAACTTGAatcagtgggtatgtgccagtagttGCGAGTCACTTTTTAATGAATGTCTTTGACGGCAACATGGATAACTAGGTATGGATAACTAGGTATGGGTAACTAGGTATgggccactgggaatgtgccgctttACAAAGACGAAAAACACCCCTtaaaatttctccgatgctgagcagAATTGAACCCACGTCACAGGGGTTCCCCAAGGACAACTCGATGCACTAATAGCGGGCTGCGTGGCACAAattcactggatatgtgccgcttTAATATGAACGCCTTTCAAGCCAACGCTATAGCGAGCTGCGCCACGCGTGCACTGGGTATTTTCCACTCTTCGATGAACCtgtcgccaacttgggtcaccgagtatgAGCCACTGAGTGTCAGACAAGGGAAATATTCTCAGCGTTTGCAGGCACCAGTAGGCCACGCTCCTCATCTTGGAGGTCACGCGCAAACTTTTTGGCAGCACCACTAGACGgtgcagcatgtccagaaagaagcacgagagGGGAGCCTAGTTACCGCATGGAGCATTTCTCAGTGTTCGCACGCACAGGCGTGCCATGCATTTTGAAAGCCATGAGCAGGCTTCCCAGCAGCGGtgctagatggcaccgagtgttccCAGGGAAGTGTGAAAGAGGAGCCCCACTGCAGTGGTACACACCTCACACCTGTTTTGACGGTGTCAATGCGTTGTGTCACTGTACTGATTCGATACTAATGCATTAGTGTCaatagtcatcgtgagatgggttttgCCACAATTTTTTTACTCTAACTTGCAACCTTTGATTTGAATGCAGAAGTATTCTTATAGCACGGGTCATGTGCAAGCATGACATGCGACTTGTGTCCAAATGCGACCCTGATGTCAATACTATTAACACGGTGTCACGCTCTCTTCTGTCACGAGATGGACTGGGCGCTACACAAAGAAACATGCACCCACAAGACAAGAAACATGCGTCACTTCCAGTGCTCATATAATATGTATTTTTAACTTTTTTAATTCTAACATGCATTTTTAACTAGGCGTACCTGCCCTGATCTTGACAGCCTGTGGTGTCAGCCGGTGCTTGATGTTGGTCAAGAGGACTTCTTTTGTCTCTGGGTCAATATCACATTCATCCAAGACCGACACGTCCCTGTCAAGGAAAACAAAAACTATGTTCCAACAATGCACATTTAAGTAATAAACATTGCCCAATACAGTTTGCAGAAAAGCATTCAGTTTTCCAAGAGCTTCAGTTGCATGCAAATTGAACTCCACTGAGGTGCGGTCGAGAGACACTAGGGAAATGCATATATCACTGACATGAAAGTTTTGTGTTCAGATTTTAATGCAGTTAGTATTCTTTGCCAACTTCAGGCACTATgattctgtctgtctgtctatctagcCCAGGCCCAGTAACCAAAGTTGTATACTTCTTGGGCCATTAGGCATGTGCTTgtggtcgtcattccagcttcgacATCAGACGGGGTCTCCTCCCTCCATTATTGTCATGTTGCCATTGTATCATTGTCATCACCTCAGAAATATCTCCCCATTGTTGGCATGCCATCATCCCACCATAATTATACTGTCATCATTCAATTATGATTATGTTGCCTGTAGGGCTCAGGAGTTTTGGCCTCGGAGTCTGATGTCACACAGAGTGCGACTTGTACCTAGGTCATGCTACGGTCATGCTCTAGCCTATGGTAGCTGGCCTCTACTACCGGGGCATCACATGGAGGCTAAGCAGGCCCACCCCATCGTCCGAGCTTATTTGATTAGGGTTGCTTCGTTAGTGGAGAGTATGTGGTCGAGAGGACGAGGAATGGAGCAGGGGGTTTAATTACATACGAGAGGCAAACTGTTACAGAACAACATGAGATACTCGTACTGGCCTAAGCATGGAGCACAGTACATCATTCTCGTAGCATAACCTACAGGTCAGACCAGACTACATCTTTCTGGCAGAGCACACAGCACACTCCAGCAAACCACTTTTAACCACTCTGTCCTACCTAGATCCCTACGCCAGGAAAATCTGCAGTCACACCATCTTTCAATAGGAGCACTCGTAGTCACTTTGAAGACAACAGTGCGGACAGTCGCTCTGGTACCGTTGTTCACAGAACACAATCATAGAAATACTCCCGGGCGCACACGGATCACTATCCCAGAGAAAGAAGGGGATGCTCGTAGGTAGGGGTGTCACGCTTGACTCTACATGAACATCTTAGCTCCTAGTACGGCCCAGCACTTGGCTGGTTGTCTTTCAATCAACTTTGGCAGCTAGCAGTGGCTGCAATGAAACAGTGTAGAATGCAGTTTCCCAGGAGTTTCTTGGTATCAGCGTCGTGGTCGGTGACCAAGCGCCATCCATCAACCCTGTAGCCGCCAAACATGTCTCACCTTAGTGTTGCCGCTGGCCTGGCTAAGGCACCGTATTGTGATCTTCAAGAAGCAATTCATCGCAGTAAAGCAGGAGTGGCTGGAAGGTCGCTTCCTCCGCCAGCCAATCGTAACATGCCGTTGTCAAAGCATCGTTGTGATCATTTCATCATCGTCATACCATTATCATCAGACCATAATTATTTCAGAACTGTCATCTCATTGTCACCATAGTGCCTTCAttgttacagtgatgtcattcCATTGTCACcgccatgcattcgttgtcaaaCTGTCATGATGCTGCAGTGGTCGTTCTATCTTTGGCATCCGATTCTCCTAATTACATTGTCCTCATGTCATTGCCGTCACACTCTTGTCATTATACCATCACCATCGATTCAGAATCATCCTATAGTCATCATGCATTCACTGTTTCATAGATGTCATTCGTCCGTCACTGCGTTATTGTCATGGCTGGCACTGGCAATGATTCTGTAAGTTTTTGCCTGTCCAGTATTTGGGTGAATGCAAGCTGACTGTGCGTTATACTGAATGAGTGTAGGTGTAAATGTGAAGTGCCTGcgcggtgctgccacctggtggcacagagctaaatgagacaaacacagagctaatttaACAAGagccaagtgtattctactttgcagCTGCTGTAAATTTTTGGTAGAAGCATAATCTTGAATATGTCTTCCATTTGGAAATAGTGCGCGCGCGCGGACGTATGCGTCGGAGGATTAAAAATTAAATGCACGGAGCAGCATGACCCATCTGGTTCTAGTACGGTAGCTCGGCGAGCACGAAGCACTGCAAATGCACGCAGCAAAAGAGCAAGAGCGGCACTAGCGTCCAACCGAAATGAAGTGGCAGAGTCCGCATTGCCATACCATAGTCAGCACAAATCGTACATGATACGAGACTGACAGCAATGCCGGAATGCTTTCTGCTTAATTGTGCCTTTAAGCCTTTATTCTTGCGTATATCACTGGGCATAAAACCATGTTGGTGGCTGGCTGTGTGCTTTTATAACCGCGTAGCTGCCATCCATGATCGCGCTGATAACTGCTGTGGTTTTGTCTGCAGTGGTTAGGGCAAATAGCAATTTTGTTTGGCTTGGTGTAGGTTTTGTTTTGACTTATAGAAACTGCAAGAAATGCTACAATGACAGGAAAACTGCGCACAAAACAAGAGTTTACTGCAAGACATGCAATGTTCCGCTTAATTGTAGTGCTTGCAGTTAATTTTTGGTAGCGAAAAACCTGTTGACTGAAAATTTTACATTTTTTTCggagatagtgcctattagacgGCATTCTAATCTCAAAATTTTttattaaacatttttttttcttagtctgcatgtctttacaaactttgttcagttTTATCCTACAATCTTGACTCTGGCAATTTACATCTTTTTTATTACATATATATTGTTAATTAATAGAACATTTTTGCGTGAAAaatgcattcattctgctttttatGCATTACATAAACTGTTGAGTGCACTAGttctcttagaaaaaaaaaaaaacctcacttaacatacaaaataaaaaacaCCTATCTTCTCCATGGTAGGAAAATAGTTGAGCTTCTTTAGGAGCACGGTGTACTGCAGGCTCACACGATGCTTGAGAGGCGTAATTTTTGGGCTGTGGCTGCCACATGCAAGAGCCTAGCACATCTGTTTCCTTAAGCTCGTTTCTGTGCATCAAGCAGATGGCAACCACAATGTGGTTCTGAACATACCAGTGCTAATCTGTTTACTGAAAGGGCATGCATACAAACTTAGATGAAAAACCCACTAACTATACTGGTCACAATGTGCTGTACAGAGCAGTTAACTAACAATGATACCCCACATGAGTGGCTGAAGTGATTACCTCTTCTGTTGCTGAATCATACACATTCAAGGTACATGGAAATTCACAAGCGGCAATGGTGCACCTTCACCAAGACACTCACGTAACAGCCAGCTTGAAGACGTCGTATGATGCTGTGGTCTTCTTGAACTTGTCATCGAAGTACCAGGCGGTTTTCCTGTACAGTTCTTCGAGCTGCTCATCTGTCTCGAACTTGAGCGTTTCAGCCACATGCCGAAGAATGCTGTTCACCTGCGCACGCACAGCAAAAGTTGCAGCCACCAACACCCTCTCCCTGTCGTTTCTTCTTCAAACCCATTGCATCACAAGGAGTCGGCAAAAGGGCACCGCTAATACTCACAGCTCTGCCCCTGGCAaacttttcttcacattttgtGATGTCCTCCGGGGATACTCGCCGTTTGGACAAGTCAATGTAGCCTGCAGAATGAAGCAAAAATGGCAAGAAATACATTTTAACCAATGTGAAAAGTGTGCCCCACTAGTTCCTTGCCAGGGAAGAGAGTGTGCATTAAGTGAGGCATACTCACATTGCATTTATGTCGAAAGGTCCTCAAACCACTTTTGAACAAAGCAAGACAACGTTGGCTATTTATCACAGAAGCTGCCATGAACACGTGAGCCAAATATTACCGTACTACATGTAGCAGACAATTTACTATACATTGTCAAACAGTGAAAAATCGCTTACTCTTGCTTTCACAATGTCGCCCTGCAGCACCATCGAAAGAAGCTGACCCACCAACGCTACTAGCTGATTTTGTGATCGCAAGAGCATTCTGAGTAATACACgattgctaattttgagttaaataaatgattattatatatgtctgcaatctcaaaaaCACAGGAATACCATTTAATTTTATCTTTGCACTACGCATGGCTGCGTCTGCTGCACGTGGCCTCCAAAATGGTAGCGGCATGCTGCGACGAGCCCTTTCGCCGCCGCGACACTAAACCATTGGAGTAGTACATAGGGCTGAGGCTTTGCCCTTTTGGCTTCTCTGCTTTGTAGCTTCCATTGCACTAGTGGAAGCAAAAGGACAGAGAAAGTTGGTATCAGTGTGATAACTCCACTTAATGTTGAGAGTTTTGAAAATGTTTGGAGCATGAGATTTATGAGACGTCCTTTAACGGCGAGGACATTCTATAGTCAGtttaaaaaagtgtttcaggacccctttaaataTTTCAAGACTAATTTTTCGCAGATGTTGAGGAGCTGAAAACTGTTGGAAACGCCAGAAAGAAAATTTTCAAAGCGATACGTTGACCTATTGCCATGCCAACGCATTCATGCTGCCCACTGTGCAGTTATTCAGTTTGTGCAAGCTGCTACGGGCACTCGCACCAAGAACGCGGCAAATACCACTTCAAATTGCAGCTGCAGACAAAAAGGCTACAACGCACGTTTCCCTGAAGCAATATTCAGAAATGCGCCTTAACTTGAATCTCATGCTTGACTTGGTCACAATAACGCCTGACGTGATAGCGCCGAAGGAAAGGCAATGAGCACCTTGGGGCATATTCATGTCAGGCGTTACCTTGACCAAGTCAAGCAcgggcttcaagttaaggcgcACTTCTGAGTAGGGGAGTTAATGCCTGTTCTGCACGCATTTAGCTCTCAAACGTTGTGCAAGGCAGCTACAGCCCGCCAGAGAACCGTGCAGCGAGACATACCTTTATCCTTGTCCACCCTGATGACGACGACGCACTCGCTGCGGCCGACGCGGATGAGTTTGTTTATGGAACGGATACGACGCCTGGACAACTCGGAGAGCAGGATCATGCCTTCGATGTCGTTGTACTCCAAGAGTCGGACGTAGGCGCCCATTTCGGCAATCTGCCTGACGTTCACCATCACCACATCCTCGGGCTCCGGGTATTTTTGAGAGTAGAAGCGACACGAGAGAGGCATGGTGTGGCCGTTTCtctgaaagtaataaaaaaaaacatgttctgCGTATGAACAGATGATACCAGACGGCGGTAAAGGCACGTCTCCGCAAACATAGCCTAAACGATGTGCATTTAGGAAGGGGGGAAACGACCAAAACGTAAGCCGGTAGGCAATACGCTACGACGGCACTAACGGGTGTCGGTACTTTAGTCGATCACGTCAATACGCAATTCACGGTGAAGACAAAAAATTGGGCGCGTGAACGAAACGCGTGGTTGAAAACGTCGGCCAAGAGAGCCAGCGACCGGCCCACTTTTACCACATGCCTTGACAACCGCACTGCCGGTGCCGCTACCGGCAGCTGCAACGCGATTAACACGCGTTTGCTCTATCAGAAACGCCGCGCGATGCGACCAGCCTTATCACTTCACTTACGCTAAGTCGTCAAATGCAACCCAGGTTTCAAAACTGCGACGAAGCGGCACGCGAACAGCGGAAAATAACTCAAACCAACATGTGGCAGCAGTTTGAGAAAGCCATGAACGTGAAAAGAGACAAACAAGTCGGAAGTGAAACAAGAAACAACACAACTTCGTGGTTTCGTAGTAATTTAAAACCGTAATAAACAGTCATTAGTAATAAAAACAAAAGCATCATCAACTATGCTAGCAAGTAACAATTTTTATTGCTAAAATATGATTTTATCAAATTGTTTTATTAAATGTTTTTATACGTAACCTTCGTACCTGATGGCTTCAGCTCGCCAACCCTTCCGCCTTCCTTTACATGTCTGCTTTGATACGGTGAAGCGCGTTCAGCGGACCTCTTCGTAATTTACGTCTATCGCCGAGGACATATTTCATCTGCGATATGTGAGTACATTTTTTAAAACGGTAACCTCCCACCCACATGCTGGATTGTGCATTTTATGCCTGCTAATGGTTAAGTGCCCCAATTTAATTTCGACAATCGGCACCCTTGTGCGTGCCGTCGGTGCAACACGACTCCCACAGTCGCGCGGTACTAGTTGAACGTTGCTTGCTTGTGCATCATGCAGGGAGGCGATAGCAGCAAGCGGTGAGCCCATGGATGTGTACACGGCCCTCCAGGAGGTGCTCAAGATGGCCCTTATGCACGACGGCCTTGCTCGTGGTCTCCACGAAGCGGCAAAGGCCCTCGACAAGTGCGTGCTCTTTTCTAGAGTTCGTCTTTACGCGATGGCGTTTCGCCGTTGCTGAAACGGTTTCTAACGGGCGATATGAGGGAGGTAGAGCTTTGATTGGTTTAGGATGAAGGTACGGTGCATTTGGAGCGAGATGGTTCAATAGAACTTGTGGCTAGCGCATTTTGCTGAGTGTGATGACCGAGAGTCGCTCTTTGCCGGGCTTCTCGGCTGAAAGTTCCTCCGTGAATACCGGCAACCTCCCGGGAACGGTGTTGTAAACCTGCATTAAACGAGCGACACTTCTATCAACGCTTCGTCTCCGAGGCTAGCACCAGCGTGTCGCggtgcgcacgtgtgtgttagCGTTGCGTTAAGTCGGCGCCTCCTTTTGCAGGCGCCAAGCCCACTTGTGCGTTCTCGCCAACAACTGCGACGAGGCCAGCTACGTGAAGCTCGTGGAAGCCCTGTGTGCCGAACACCAGATCAACCTCATCAAGGTGAGATTGCAGAAACAGCTGTTCCACCCAGTTTCGGTAGCCGTCGCTGGGAGCCTGCATCGTGGCTAGGCC is a window from the Dermacentor albipictus isolate Rhodes 1998 colony chromosome 6, USDA_Dalb.pri_finalv2, whole genome shotgun sequence genome containing:
- the eIF2alpha gene encoding eukaryotic translation initiation factor 2 subunit 1, with the protein product MPLSCRFYSQKYPEPEDVVMVNVRQIAEMGAYVRLLEYNDIEGMILLSELSRRRIRSINKLIRVGRSECVVVIRVDKDKGYIDLSKRRVSPEDITKCEEKFARGRAVNSILRHVAETLKFETDEQLEELYRKTAWYFDDKFKKTTASYDVFKLAVTDVSVLDECDIDPETKEVLLTNIKHRLTPQAVKIRADIEVSCYEYEGIDAVKHALREGMSLSTEDMPIKINLIAPPVYVMTTTTMDRTEGLEALNNAITKIEETIRKAGGVFTVQSPPKVVTETDELELAKQLDRLEQENAEIDGDDDDEEAEAGSGSSGAEDNDNVVMVEA
- the RpS12 gene encoding small ribosomal subunit protein eS12, which translates into the protein MEAIAASGEPMDVYTALQEVLKMALMHDGLARGLHEAAKALDKRQAHLCVLANNCDEASYVKLVEALCAEHQINLIKVDSNKKLGEWAGLCKIDKEGKARKVVGCSCVVVKDYGKETQAHDVLTDYFQSKRG